One window from the genome of Oreochromis niloticus isolate F11D_XX linkage group LG20, O_niloticus_UMD_NMBU, whole genome shotgun sequence encodes:
- the LOC100700159 gene encoding UDP-glucuronosyltransferase 2A2, with the protein MGSDRALAFFLFFSATLTSSCDGGKVLVFPVDGSHWLNMKVLVEALHSQGHQITVLRSSTSWYISEFSPYYTSITIIQEQSQPIESQNFMSSFLKRSMEINKNDGSLWAFFELYWNFFNFLVQNQQVVANFTSSIFENTTLIGDLNKTGYDLFLTDPTFLGGVLLAHYLQLPLVYNVRWLFSGEAHLAVAPSPVSYIPICFSHNSDKMDFFQRIRNMIHYIMVLYRDYYVSRPPYQALCDRYFGNNVNVMSLTQKADLWLMRVDFTFEFPRPTMPNVIYVGGFQSKPSKPLSSEFEEFVQSSGEHGVIVMTLGTLLSDLGSELTESFASAFASLPQKVVWRHVGKRPATLGNNTMLVEWLPQNDLLGHPKTKVFVTHGGTNGLYEAIYHGVPVLGIPLIFDQHDNVVHLKARGVAEMLDVTKLNADSLTSALKNILDPEKPYKKNMLELSQLHHDQPMKPLDTAVFWMEYVMRHKGAAHLRTESYNLPWYAYHCLDVIAVLVAFVVLLISIFIWVSCKCLFTCVMKTKKSKRE; encoded by the coding sequence ATGGGGTCAGATCGAGCCTtggctttcttcctgtttttttcagCAACTCTGACTTCCTCATGTGATGGTGGAAAAGTGCTAGTGTTTCCAGTAGATGGAAGCCACTGGCTTAACATGAAAGTCCTTGTGGAGGCTCTTCATTCTCAAGGTCATCAAATCACTGTGCTACGTTCATCCACCAGCTGGTACATTTCTGAATTCTCACCTTATTACACCTCCATCACGATCATCCAGGAACAGTCCCAGCCCATTGAGAGTCAAAACTTCATGAGCTCGTTTTTGAAGAGGTCAATGGAAATTAATAAGAATGACGGCTCACTCTGGGCATTTTTTGAGTTATACTGGAATTTCTTTAACTTTTTAGTACAAAACCAGCAAGTTGTGGCAAATTTTACTTCCAGCATCTTTGAGAATACGACGCTGATTGGGGACCTAAACAAAACTGGATATGATCTTTTTCTGACTGATCCTACATTTCTAGGTGGTGTGCTGTTAGCACATTATCTCCAGCTGCCTTTGGTTTACAATGTGCGCTGGCTTTTTAGTGGAGAAGCACACCTTGCCGTCGCTCCTTCTCCAGTGTCCTACATCCCCATATGCTTCTCCCATAACTCTGACAAAATGGATTTTTTTCAAAGAATCAGAAATATGATCCATTACATCATGGTTCTTTACAGGGACTACTATGTCTCCAGACCACCATACCAGGCCTTGTGTGATCGTTATTTTGGAAATAATGTTAATGTCATGTCTCTAACCCAAAAGGCTGACCTCTGGCTCATGCGGGTTGACTTTACATTTGAGTTCCCTCGTCCCACCATGCCCAATGTCATCTACGTCGGTGGCTTCCAAAGTAAGCCTTCAAAGCCTCTCTCATCAGAGTTTGAGGAATTCGTCCAGAGTTCTGGTGAACATGGGGTGATCGTCATGACATTGGGGACTCTGCTGAGTGACCTTGGATCTGAATTAACAGAGAGCTTTGCCTCAGCATTTGCCAGCCTCCCTCAGAAGGTTGTGTGGAGACATGTTGGGAAAAGACCAGCCACTCTGGGAAACAACACCATGCTGGTTGAATGGCTGCCTCAAAATGATCTACTAGGCCACCCTAAAACCAAAGTTTTTGTCACACATGGGGGCACCAATGGCCTGTACGAAGCCATTTACCATGGTGTGCCAGTTCTGGGCATTCCTCTCATTTTTGACCAGCATGACAACGTGGTGCATTTGAAGGCCCGGGGAGTGGCTGAAATGCTTGATGTGACAAAATTGAATGCTGATTCTCTGACAAGTGCGCTGAAGAATATTTTGGACCCAGAAAAGCCCTACAAAAAGAATATGCTCGAATTGTCACAACTTCATCATGATCAGCCCATGAAGCCTCTTGATACTGCTGTTTTCTGGATGGAATATGTCATGAGGCACAAGGGTGCAGCACATCTGCGCACTGAGTCATACAACCTGCCGTGGTATGCCTATCATTGTCTAGATGTGATAGCAGTCCTTGTAgcatttgttgttttgttaatCAGTATATTCATTTGGGTTTCCTGTAAATGTCTATTTACATGTGTCATGAAGACCAAGAAGTCCAAGCGTGAATAG